DNA from Megachile rotundata isolate GNS110a chromosome 8, iyMegRotu1, whole genome shotgun sequence:
ATTGATAAGAGAAAATGATAGCAGCATTAAAGCAATCAATCttgtattttataacaaaaataagcaACCAATCGAGAAGTTCATTTTTGACCTAGTTAAGCTCCAAACAAATAGCACAGagtacatattttaattaagctagttattaacaaaaataagagaCTATAATTCTGGTATAATTCTGTCCTTTTTTTGCAGGAAAGATCCGTATTACTTGAGAACAGAAGAAGCACTCAGAACAATTTGTTTGAAACTTTCCATGTGCGAGGCATATTTAAAACCATTACCAGAGGACTCAACTTTTTCCATCGAAATACAAACATATGAAACTGCACATGTAGCTTTAAATGAAAATCCTCGTTGTGAAGACTTTCCTTGGATTATTAATGAAGCTGCTTTGGAAATGACGGACAAAACTTTACTTCCATTGAAAACTATTAATACGGATTGCTTACATCTACAGATGTATGTTTTGGAAAATCAGAATTGTA
Protein-coding regions in this window:
- the PolZ2 gene encoding DNA polymerase zeta subunit 2, with protein sequence MKMSEDKIVCSDILLEFLEVAFNHILFFRNLYPKEIFTKKKIYSITVYVSEHPELNEYLKNVLSAIRELIRENDSSIKAINLVFYNKNKQPIEKFIFDLVKLQTNSTEKDPYYLRTEEALRTICLKLSMCEAYLKPLPEDSTFSIEIQTYETAHVALNENPRCEDFPWIINEAALEMTDKTLLPLKTINTDCLHLQMYVLENQNCKIEN